From the genome of Nocardia sp. NBC_01503, one region includes:
- a CDS encoding Uma2 family endonuclease: MTEEATLHYHWTRDAFMRAWEAGAFDRRVELVEGEVWPVVLGDWHGETIFRVGELLRHPDVIVTGSTLPTCDSLPDPDCWIRRKTAEPVDTVGTRLTMWASSDVLLVVEVSDETVMADLGVKERLYGRAGYQEYWVVTQSVIYKHTAPTSAGYRFRQEFRSGDRIALPYADTDIAVEDLLNPA, from the coding sequence ATGACGGAGGAGGCCACGCTGCACTATCACTGGACCCGCGACGCGTTCATGCGGGCGTGGGAAGCCGGGGCCTTCGACCGCAGGGTCGAATTGGTGGAGGGGGAGGTCTGGCCGGTGGTCCTGGGTGACTGGCACGGCGAAACCATATTCCGCGTCGGCGAACTGCTGCGCCACCCGGATGTGATCGTGACCGGCTCGACCCTACCGACCTGCGATTCGCTACCCGACCCGGACTGCTGGATACGCCGCAAGACTGCCGAACCCGTGGACACCGTCGGTACCCGGCTGACGATGTGGGCCTCGTCGGATGTGCTGTTGGTGGTCGAAGTCTCGGACGAGACGGTCATGGCGGATCTCGGAGTCAAGGAGCGACTGTACGGTCGCGCCGGATACCAGGAGTACTGGGTTGTCACCCAGAGCGTCATCTACAAACACACCGCGCCCACATCCGCCGGATACCGCTTCCGGCAGGAGTTTCGTTCCGGGGATCGCATCGCGCTGCCCTATGCCGATACCGACATCGCGGTCGAGGATCTGCTGAACCCGGCTTGA
- a CDS encoding ABC transporter permease — MIRAVWDRLRLFNIGELFAHRGRTTMSMVVMGVSAGLLVSVFSISGSITGSVDRLTHSLGGNAALEISGITDAGFDQALLQQIRGTAGVGTAVPMLRESVGAGANKALLIGADATVSALGSDLGGPLQDQASKLLAVSNGVLVGSAMGHKEGERIQLGSTTATVAGVIDDATAKKLNSGHIVIALLPVAQKIADRAGRLDSVQIIPAANTDVDQLRSTLTQVVAGRAVVADPDLRTAQAGGSVQLVRYSTLASSASALIVSSFLIYNAMSMAVAQRRPTLSLLRAIGGKRGPMVLGLLVEAAILGLLGGLSGSIIGIFMGRAAIDKLPAAILQSVEARTEYSVPGYAIPVAIAACVIASVAAAAIAARQVYKVAPIEALAPVGSSTADAVNPLLKWGSLVLGLIMVGGAIIIADADIGRYSLAAISLAITGAVVLCFAATGPIVRAIAAVARLFGAPGALGATTLERAPRRVWATAMTVMIGVCATVAMGNASRNMVDAAAATFEGLGRTDVFVSATAMEQFPTGPILPADLKEKLATIPGVGGSGSAQMAFATLGRGRVMLQGYEGGVARSSALDGTSERDLARMAAGEGVVISRDVARSLDVTEGSGLDLPTPTGVHHVTVLRVVPYFSAIAGIVVLDLNILRQWYQRPGETIIGIDFAPGSDHTAVLNAIRAAVPADFHVATGQEAVTAISSSVRQGTSISAAILWIVVLVATVALLNTLMLSVLERRRELGVLRAMGTSRRFLLRTVLTEAVGIGLTGAALGLAVGSAVHYLATVALSHALSIDIHYEPGPLLVVYAVVALILALLGSIPPALRAARLPIVEAIAID; from the coding sequence ATGATCCGGGCGGTCTGGGATCGGCTGCGGCTGTTCAATATCGGCGAACTCTTCGCCCACCGCGGCCGCACCACCATGTCCATGGTCGTGATGGGAGTCTCGGCGGGGCTGCTGGTTTCGGTCTTCAGCATCTCCGGATCCATCACCGGATCGGTGGACCGGCTCACCCACAGCCTCGGCGGCAATGCCGCGCTGGAGATCAGCGGCATCACCGACGCGGGCTTCGATCAAGCACTGCTGCAACAGATTCGGGGCACCGCCGGGGTGGGGACGGCGGTGCCCATGCTGCGCGAATCCGTCGGCGCGGGCGCGAACAAGGCGCTGTTGATCGGCGCCGACGCCACCGTTTCCGCGCTCGGCAGTGACCTCGGCGGGCCGCTGCAAGATCAGGCGAGCAAGCTGCTGGCCGTATCCAACGGCGTCCTCGTCGGTTCGGCCATGGGGCATAAGGAGGGGGAGCGGATTCAACTCGGCTCCACCACCGCCACCGTGGCGGGCGTGATCGACGACGCCACGGCGAAGAAACTCAACAGCGGGCATATCGTCATCGCGCTACTGCCGGTCGCCCAGAAGATCGCCGACCGGGCCGGGCGATTGGATTCGGTACAGATCATTCCCGCCGCGAACACCGATGTGGACCAACTCCGTTCGACCCTCACCCAGGTGGTCGCCGGGCGCGCGGTGGTCGCCGATCCGGATCTGCGCACCGCACAGGCGGGCGGATCGGTTCAGCTGGTGCGATATTCGACCCTGGCCTCCTCGGCCTCGGCGCTCATCGTGTCCTCGTTCCTGATCTACAACGCCATGAGCATGGCTGTGGCGCAACGGCGTCCGACGCTGTCGCTACTGCGCGCCATCGGCGGCAAACGTGGCCCCATGGTGCTCGGACTGCTGGTCGAGGCCGCCATCCTCGGCCTGCTCGGCGGGCTGAGCGGATCGATCATCGGCATCTTCATGGGCCGCGCCGCCATCGACAAACTGCCCGCCGCCATCCTGCAATCGGTCGAGGCGCGCACCGAATACAGCGTGCCCGGCTACGCGATCCCGGTGGCCATCGCCGCCTGCGTGATCGCCAGCGTCGCCGCCGCGGCCATTGCCGCCCGGCAGGTGTACAAGGTCGCGCCCATCGAGGCGCTCGCCCCGGTCGGCAGTTCCACCGCCGATGCGGTGAACCCGCTGCTGAAGTGGGGTTCGCTGGTGCTCGGCCTGATCATGGTCGGCGGTGCGATCATCATCGCCGACGCCGATATCGGCCGCTACTCGCTGGCCGCCATCTCGCTGGCGATCACCGGCGCGGTGGTGCTGTGCTTCGCCGCGACCGGACCCATCGTGCGCGCTATCGCCGCCGTGGCAAGGCTTTTCGGCGCACCCGGCGCACTCGGCGCGACCACGCTGGAACGCGCGCCCCGCCGCGTATGGGCCACCGCCATGACCGTCATGATCGGCGTCTGCGCCACCGTCGCCATGGGCAACGCGTCCCGCAATATGGTCGACGCCGCGGCCGCCACCTTCGAAGGTCTGGGCCGCACAGACGTTTTCGTCAGCGCGACGGCCATGGAGCAGTTCCCCACCGGCCCCATCCTGCCCGCGGATCTGAAGGAGAAACTCGCCACCATCCCCGGTGTCGGCGGAAGTGGTTCGGCGCAAATGGCTTTCGCCACCCTCGGCCGCGGTCGCGTCATGCTGCAGGGCTATGAAGGCGGTGTGGCCCGCAGCTCCGCGCTCGACGGGACCTCGGAGCGAGACCTGGCCCGGATGGCGGCGGGCGAGGGCGTGGTCATCTCCCGGGATGTCGCCCGCTCCCTCGATGTCACCGAGGGTTCGGGCCTGGACCTCCCGACACCGACCGGCGTCCACCATGTCACTGTGCTGCGTGTGGTGCCCTACTTCTCGGCCATCGCCGGAATCGTGGTCCTGGATCTGAACATCCTGCGCCAGTGGTATCAGCGACCCGGCGAAACCATTATCGGCATCGACTTCGCGCCGGGCTCGGATCACACCGCGGTCCTCAACGCCATCCGCGCCGCCGTCCCCGCCGATTTCCATGTGGCCACCGGACAGGAGGCCGTGACCGCCATCTCCAGCAGCGTCCGCCAGGGCACCTCGATCAGCGCCGCCATTCTCTGGATAGTCGTGCTGGTGGCCACGGTCGCCCTGCTGAACACCCTGATGCTCTCGGTGCTGGAACGCCGCCGCGAACTCGGCGTGCTGCGGGCCATGGGCACCAGCCGCCGCTTCCTGCTGCGCACCGTGCTCACCGAAGCGGTGGGCATCGGATTGACCGGCGCGGCACTGGGTCTGGCCGTCGGCTCGGCCGTGCACTACCTGGCCACCGTCGCCCTGAGTCACGCGCTGTCCATCGACATCCACTACGAACCCGGTCCGCTGCTGGTGGTCTACGCCGTCGTGGCCCTGATCCTGGCCCTGCTGGGCTCTATCCCACCGGCCCTGCGGGCCGCCCGCCTCCCCATAGTCGAGGCCATCGCGATCGACTGA
- a CDS encoding ABC transporter ATP-binding protein, with amino-acid sequence MLELTDVTKEYRVGGQTVRALDGISLRIEPGEFTAIIGPSGSGKSTLLHLLGALDSPDTGSIRFRDKEIGDLDDDRQSEFRRHQVGFIFQFFNLLPTLSAWENVAIPKLLDGTGLRKAKPRALELLDLVGLADRAEHRPAELSGGQMQRVAVARALIMDPPLILADEPTGNLDSKTGASILRLLGDITREGNSVVMVTHDMGAVKYCDRVITLRDGLIGSTERVRRTDDGEVRTVPETGADPAPVADTDGAGVVRA; translated from the coding sequence ATGCTGGAATTGACCGACGTCACCAAGGAATACCGCGTCGGTGGGCAGACCGTGCGCGCGCTGGACGGCATCAGCCTGCGCATCGAACCGGGGGAGTTCACCGCCATTATCGGCCCCTCCGGATCGGGCAAATCCACGCTGCTGCATCTGCTCGGAGCCCTCGACTCACCCGATACCGGGTCGATTCGATTCCGGGACAAGGAGATCGGCGACCTCGACGACGATCGGCAATCCGAATTCCGCAGGCATCAGGTCGGTTTCATCTTCCAGTTCTTCAATCTGCTTCCCACCCTGTCCGCCTGGGAGAATGTCGCCATACCGAAACTGCTGGACGGCACCGGATTACGCAAGGCCAAGCCACGGGCGCTGGAACTGCTCGATCTGGTCGGACTGGCCGATCGGGCTGAGCACCGGCCCGCCGAACTCTCCGGCGGACAGATGCAGCGCGTCGCCGTCGCGCGAGCGCTCATCATGGACCCGCCGCTGATCCTGGCCGATGAACCCACCGGCAACCTGGACTCCAAGACCGGAGCCTCGATTCTGCGGCTGCTCGGCGATATCACCCGCGAGGGCAATTCGGTGGTGATGGTGACCCACGATATGGGCGCGGTGAAGTACTGCGATCGCGTAATCACCCTGCGGGACGGGCTGATCGGCTCCACCGAGCGGGTGCGGCGCACCGATGACGGCGAGGTGCGCACCGTGCCCGAGACCGGTGCCGACCCGGCTCCCGTCGCGGACACCGACGGCGCCGGGGTGGTGCGCGCATGA
- a CDS encoding sensor histidine kinase: protein MNVTDATPRVAGRALRDIQDWAWASGRRIRAFARHPVAEFQRNAEQFGYPANMVALIDIVLLAVAVLAVIQRCVHGYSILLPLLALTLAYSSGPLCAFFGIMPKPLLIAALTMSAEALFLSQPVPTDASPFVLIAAAGEIAALAPMIASIPVALAMIAELMFFSSIGHLDIGMPIWFFAVACGWMTGQMLNFQRRYLYQEREYQEVRAVAAADEERRRIAREVHDVIAHSLSITLLHVTAARHALQTDRDVDDAVEALTDAERLGRQAMADIRRTVGLLDQRPTSQSPEPGLEDIADLVADFVRAGMAVEFGLEGDPSNISASVGLALYRISQESLANIAKHAPGAPADLRIMLCSKDITVDVRNSLPAGAAARPGRGMGISGMRQRISLLGGTLSAGPHDDGWRVQARIPMSGQLTCMAVGAEDSLRGALQSMARKLHDRPNPMVAKDIQEDARDIAAG from the coding sequence ATGAACGTGACCGACGCCACCCCCAGAGTAGCCGGGCGTGCGCTGCGGGATATTCAGGATTGGGCGTGGGCGAGCGGACGACGGATCCGCGCGTTCGCGCGGCATCCCGTGGCCGAGTTCCAGCGCAATGCCGAGCAGTTCGGCTATCCGGCCAATATGGTCGCCCTGATCGATATCGTGCTGCTCGCGGTCGCTGTTCTCGCGGTGATCCAGCGCTGTGTGCACGGTTATTCGATTCTGCTGCCGCTGCTGGCGCTGACCCTGGCCTACAGCAGCGGCCCACTCTGCGCCTTCTTCGGAATCATGCCCAAACCGCTGCTCATCGCGGCCCTGACCATGTCGGCCGAGGCACTGTTCCTGTCCCAGCCGGTGCCGACCGATGCCTCACCATTCGTGCTGATCGCGGCGGCCGGGGAGATCGCGGCCCTGGCCCCGATGATCGCCAGTATTCCGGTGGCCCTGGCCATGATCGCGGAGCTGATGTTCTTCTCCTCCATCGGCCATCTGGATATCGGCATGCCGATCTGGTTCTTCGCGGTGGCCTGCGGCTGGATGACCGGTCAGATGCTGAATTTTCAGCGCCGCTACCTGTACCAGGAGCGGGAGTATCAAGAGGTTCGCGCGGTCGCGGCCGCCGATGAGGAGCGCCGCCGGATCGCCCGCGAGGTGCACGATGTGATCGCGCATTCGCTGAGCATCACGCTGCTGCATGTGACCGCGGCCCGGCACGCCCTGCAGACCGATCGGGATGTGGACGACGCGGTCGAGGCGCTCACCGATGCCGAGCGCCTGGGCCGCCAGGCCATGGCCGATATCCGCCGTACGGTGGGCCTGCTGGATCAGCGCCCCACCTCGCAGTCCCCCGAGCCGGGGTTGGAGGATATCGCGGATCTGGTGGCGGATTTCGTCCGGGCGGGTATGGCGGTGGAGTTCGGCTTGGAGGGCGATCCGTCGAATATCTCCGCGAGCGTCGGTCTGGCGCTCTACCGGATCAGTCAGGAATCCCTGGCCAATATCGCCAAACACGCACCCGGCGCACCCGCCGATCTTCGGATCATGCTGTGCAGCAAGGACATTACGGTGGATGTCCGCAATAGCCTGCCCGCTGGGGCCGCCGCTCGGCCCGGTCGCGGAATGGGTATATCCGGTATGCGCCAGCGCATTTCGCTGCTCGGTGGCACGCTGAGCGCCGGACCGCACGATGACGGCTGGCGGGTGCAGGCCCGCATTCCGATGTCCGGTCAGCTGACCTGTATGGCGGTCGGCGCCGAGGACTCGCTGCGCGGTGCGCTGCAATCGATGGCCCGCAAACTACACGACCGGCCGAATCCCATGGTGGCCAAGGATATTCAGGAGGATGCGCGTGACATCGCAGCCGGATGA
- a CDS encoding response regulator transcription factor, protein MTSQPDEQLIGVLVVDDQELVRGGLRRILRRRDGFAVSECADGDEVPAAIAANRPDVVLMDLRMKRIGGIEATRTLRTRADAPPVLMLTTFDDDQLLSGALRAGAAGFLLKDSPAEDLIRAVRTVAQGGSWLDPSVTPRVLTAYRSARPIPSPAGGRLGELTVRELEVLELMAKGRLNSEIASALGISEVTVKSHVGHIFGKLGLRDRAAAIVFAFDHGVVAPGESTLEG, encoded by the coding sequence GTGACATCGCAGCCGGATGAGCAGCTCATCGGCGTACTCGTGGTGGATGATCAGGAGCTGGTGCGCGGTGGTCTGCGCCGAATCCTGCGCCGCCGTGACGGTTTCGCGGTCAGCGAGTGCGCGGACGGTGACGAGGTGCCCGCCGCGATCGCCGCGAACCGGCCCGATGTGGTGCTGATGGATCTGCGGATGAAGCGCATCGGCGGTATCGAGGCGACCCGCACGCTGCGCACCCGCGCCGACGCGCCTCCGGTGCTGATGCTCACCACCTTCGATGATGATCAATTGCTATCGGGCGCATTACGCGCGGGCGCGGCGGGCTTCCTGCTCAAGGACTCCCCCGCCGAGGATCTGATCCGCGCGGTGCGCACGGTCGCGCAGGGCGGCTCCTGGCTGGATCCGTCGGTGACACCGCGCGTACTCACCGCATACCGGTCGGCACGTCCAATCCCGTCCCCGGCGGGCGGCCGCCTCGGCGAGCTCACCGTGCGCGAACTCGAGGTACTCGAGTTGATGGCCAAAGGCCGGTTGAACTCGGAGATAGCGAGCGCGCTCGGCATCTCCGAAGTGACGGTGAAAAGCCACGTCGGACACATTTTCGGAAAGCTGGGGTTACGTGATCGCGCGGCCGCGATCGTGTTCGCGTTTGACCATGGTGTAGTCGCACCGGGAGAATCCACTCTCGAGGGGTGA
- a CDS encoding serine/threonine-protein kinase — MDAPPSRSGGRFGPYELRSLLGRGGMGEVYEAYDTSKDRVVALKLLPVELAKDPSYQERFRRESQAAARLAEPHIIPIHDWGEIDEQLYIDMRLVRGQDLRSLLDAQGPMSPLRAVGIIEQIAAALDAAHYSGLVHRDVKPANILVTDADFAYLADFGIARAEGDTTITMAGTAVGSYAYMAPERFDDSGPVTGRADLYSLGCVLHECLTGNRPFPAQNMSVLVRAHLSDPAPQPSLQRAGIPPALDAVVGRALAKDPNSRYLTAGEFARAARTALAGGPVGAAPTEFLQPGRTVPPAAPGTLAPAASGPMPPGMPQPVIQPPGMPPSGTPLPGRPVPPGAPTTVMPVQSSDPTVVQPNTGQLRAYVTGSFPREEPAEGPGTSDLPIIVPTDPTVVRVSDFHYSPLPQSAQDQSRQQVWGHAQQQDFPYAPTPDPSLYPTSEHPRIDPEPRPPHRRSRRGSVAVPISIGVLVVAIAAIAGAVGWQVLDRSRNEAPSVTVAQDNPSFTVPLSQPRNPVTSTPAQTTVQLPAGASPCQLVYPALNGYTGSATGSAVTSCPFAEEVRRSYADATTGKPGTASSVVVVSPVTNRAYTMNCTATGKLVTCIGGENAVVYVY, encoded by the coding sequence GTGGATGCACCGCCTTCGCGGTCCGGCGGCAGGTTCGGACCGTACGAGTTGCGCTCACTGCTGGGCCGGGGCGGCATGGGTGAGGTCTACGAGGCCTACGACACCTCCAAGGATCGGGTCGTGGCGCTCAAACTGCTACCCGTCGAACTCGCGAAAGACCCCTCCTACCAGGAACGTTTCCGCCGCGAATCGCAGGCGGCGGCGCGCCTTGCCGAACCGCACATCATCCCGATCCACGACTGGGGTGAGATCGACGAGCAGCTGTATATCGATATGCGGCTGGTGCGCGGGCAGGATCTGCGCAGTCTGCTGGACGCGCAGGGGCCGATGTCGCCGCTGCGCGCGGTCGGGATCATCGAGCAGATCGCCGCGGCGCTCGATGCCGCGCACTACTCGGGTCTCGTTCACCGGGATGTGAAACCCGCCAATATTCTCGTGACTGATGCGGATTTCGCATATCTGGCGGATTTCGGTATCGCGCGCGCGGAGGGCGACACCACCATCACCATGGCGGGTACGGCCGTCGGCTCGTACGCGTACATGGCCCCCGAGCGGTTCGACGACTCCGGTCCGGTGACCGGACGCGCGGATCTGTACTCGCTGGGATGTGTTCTGCACGAATGCCTTACGGGCAATCGACCCTTCCCCGCGCAGAATATGAGCGTGCTGGTGCGTGCGCACCTGTCCGATCCCGCGCCGCAGCCGAGTCTGCAGCGCGCCGGGATTCCGCCCGCGCTGGACGCGGTGGTGGGGCGTGCGCTGGCCAAGGATCCCAACAGCCGGTACCTGACGGCGGGCGAGTTCGCCAGGGCCGCACGGACTGCCCTGGCGGGCGGGCCGGTGGGTGCGGCGCCGACGGAGTTCCTGCAGCCGGGCCGGACCGTACCGCCTGCCGCGCCGGGGACACTCGCACCCGCGGCGTCGGGTCCGATGCCGCCCGGAATGCCGCAGCCCGTGATCCAACCGCCCGGTATGCCGCCCTCGGGTACACCGCTGCCCGGACGTCCGGTGCCGCCGGGTGCGCCCACCACCGTCATGCCCGTGCAGAGCTCGGATCCGACAGTGGTGCAACCGAATACCGGTCAGCTCCGGGCCTATGTCACCGGCTCGTTCCCGCGCGAGGAGCCCGCCGAGGGCCCCGGCACCTCGGATCTGCCGATCATCGTGCCGACCGATCCGACCGTGGTGCGGGTCAGCGACTTCCACTACAGCCCGCTGCCGCAGAGCGCACAGGATCAGAGTCGCCAGCAGGTATGGGGGCATGCGCAGCAGCAGGATTTCCCATATGCGCCAACGCCCGATCCGTCGCTGTACCCGACCTCGGAGCATCCGCGCATCGATCCGGAGCCGCGGCCCCCGCACCGGCGTTCACGGCGCGGATCCGTGGCGGTGCCGATCTCGATCGGCGTGCTGGTGGTCGCCATCGCGGCCATCGCCGGTGCGGTGGGCTGGCAAGTCCTGGATCGCTCCCGCAACGAAGCACCGAGTGTGACCGTGGCGCAGGACAATCCGAGCTTCACCGTGCCGTTGTCGCAGCCGAGGAATCCGGTGACCAGTACCCCGGCACAGACCACGGTCCAGCTACCGGCGGGCGCCTCGCCGTGCCAGCTGGTGTACCCGGCGCTCAACGGCTACACCGGTTCGGCGACCGGATCCGCCGTTACCAGTTGCCCTTTCGCGGAGGAGGTACGCCGGTCGTATGCCGACGCGACTACGGGAAAACCGGGAACGGCAAGTAGTGTGGTGGTGGTAAGCCCGGTAACAAACCGGGCATACACGATGAACTGCACGGCGACAGGCAAATTGGTCACCTGCATCGGTGGCGAGAACGCGGTGGTGTATGTCTACTGA
- a CDS encoding ATP-dependent 6-phosphofructokinase — protein sequence MRIGVLTGGGDCPGLNAVIRAVVRTANGRWGDAIVGFQDGWRGLLEDRKIQILNNDRTDRLLTKGGTILGTARTNPDVLRAGLPRIKQTLDDNGIDALIPIGGEGTLTAASWLAEEGVPVVGVPKTIDNDIDCTDTTFGHDTAIAVATEAIDRLHTTAESHQRVMLVEVMGRHAGWIAINSGMASGAHLTLVPEVPFDVDEVCAMVKRRFQRGDSHFICVVAEGAKPAPDSFSLRDGGIDEFGHVRFTGVAQQLAPEIERRIGKEVRVTVLGHVQRGGTPTPYDRVLATRFGVHAAEAVHAGNFGQMVALHGTEIDLVPLAEATKQLKLVPQDRYREAAAFFG from the coding sequence ATGCGCATCGGAGTCTTGACCGGAGGCGGAGACTGCCCTGGACTGAACGCGGTCATCCGAGCCGTCGTTCGCACTGCGAACGGCCGCTGGGGCGACGCGATCGTCGGCTTCCAGGACGGGTGGCGCGGGCTACTCGAGGATCGCAAGATCCAAATCCTCAACAACGACCGCACCGACCGGCTGCTCACCAAGGGCGGCACCATCCTGGGCACCGCACGCACCAATCCGGATGTGCTGCGCGCCGGACTGCCGCGCATCAAACAGACCCTGGACGACAATGGCATCGACGCGCTGATCCCGATCGGCGGCGAGGGCACGCTCACCGCGGCCAGCTGGCTCGCCGAGGAGGGCGTGCCGGTGGTCGGCGTGCCCAAGACCATCGACAACGATATCGACTGCACCGATACCACTTTCGGGCATGACACCGCCATCGCCGTGGCCACCGAGGCCATCGACCGGCTGCACACCACCGCGGAATCGCATCAGCGCGTCATGCTGGTCGAGGTGATGGGGCGGCACGCGGGCTGGATCGCCATCAACTCCGGTATGGCCTCCGGGGCGCATCTGACACTGGTCCCCGAGGTGCCGTTCGATGTGGACGAGGTCTGCGCCATGGTGAAACGGCGCTTCCAGCGCGGGGATTCGCACTTCATCTGCGTGGTCGCCGAGGGCGCCAAGCCCGCTCCGGACTCCTTCTCGCTGCGCGACGGCGGTATCGACGAATTCGGGCATGTGCGATTCACCGGGGTGGCGCAGCAGCTCGCGCCGGAGATCGAGCGGCGCATCGGTAAGGAGGTCCGGGTGACCGTGCTGGGGCATGTGCAGCGCGGTGGCACGCCGACCCCGTACGACCGCGTACTGGCGACCCGTTTCGGCGTGCACGCCGCGGAAGCCGTGCACGCCGGTAATTTCGGGCAAATGGTGGCGCTGCACGGCACCGAAATCGATCTGGTGCCATTGGCCGAGGCGACCAAGCAGCTCAAACTCGTTCCGCAGGACCGCTACCGCGAGGCCGCCGCATTCTTCGGGTGA
- a CDS encoding DUF397 domain-containing protein: MTVEPTARWFKSARSTGAKECVEIAFLEKGVGVRDSKHPAGPELFFGPAEWDRFTSAVQQGRFNLSDGTD, from the coding sequence GTGACCGTCGAACCGACCGCCAGGTGGTTCAAGAGCGCCCGCAGTACCGGGGCGAAGGAGTGCGTGGAGATCGCATTCCTGGAAAAGGGTGTGGGAGTACGCGATAGCAAGCATCCGGCCGGGCCCGAATTGTTTTTCGGCCCGGCCGAATGGGACAGGTTCACCTCCGCGGTACAGCAGGGGCGTTTCAATTTGTCGGATGGTACCGACTGA
- a CDS encoding helix-turn-helix domain-containing protein, producing the protein MSEHGSTLPRRQLGRYLREGRMQCNMTIAEAASMMEWSESKLQRLETGNAEKIRVLDIRELCRIYDFDDEFSTAVVGLAQQASVKSWWHEYDDLIPEGFNVYVGLEASARGLISYQPDLVPGLLQTTDYARVLISDYWPDAARDEIDRRVQLKIRRQSLLTRKRSPATFDVIVHETALHRVVGSPRIMSAQLRRVADMSTLPTIAVRVLPFSAGVPIGHTVGPFVILDFGRDSGNRPVEPTVVYLENFLGDLYLEKQASVDRYRQAYQALQHSALDETSSRDLLRKAAKEYAT; encoded by the coding sequence ATGTCCGAGCATGGTTCTACGCTGCCGCGCCGCCAACTGGGGCGATACCTGCGCGAGGGGCGAATGCAATGCAATATGACCATTGCCGAGGCGGCCTCGATGATGGAGTGGAGCGAGTCGAAACTACAGCGTTTGGAGACCGGTAACGCGGAAAAGATTCGCGTACTGGACATTCGGGAGTTATGCCGCATCTATGACTTCGATGACGAGTTCAGCACCGCCGTGGTGGGGCTGGCACAACAGGCCAGTGTCAAGTCCTGGTGGCATGAGTACGACGATCTCATTCCCGAGGGTTTCAATGTGTATGTCGGACTGGAGGCCTCGGCCCGCGGCCTCATTTCCTATCAACCCGATCTGGTCCCCGGACTGCTGCAGACCACCGACTACGCCCGCGTCCTGATCAGTGATTACTGGCCGGATGCTGCGCGCGATGAGATCGACCGCAGAGTCCAGTTGAAGATCCGCCGACAGTCCCTTTTGACCAGAAAACGCAGCCCCGCGACCTTCGACGTAATCGTCCACGAAACGGCATTACACCGGGTCGTAGGCAGTCCGAGGATCATGTCCGCACAACTGCGACGCGTCGCGGACATGTCGACACTCCCGACGATCGCTGTGCGTGTACTACCCTTCTCCGCGGGCGTCCCTATCGGGCATACCGTGGGGCCGTTCGTGATTCTGGATTTCGGCCGGGACAGCGGAAATCGACCGGTCGAACCCACCGTGGTGTACCTGGAGAATTTCCTCGGCGACCTCTACCTGGAGAAGCAGGCCTCGGTCGACCGATATCGCCAGGCGTACCAGGCTCTCCAGCACTCGGCGCTGGACGAGACCAGCAGTAGGGATCTCTTGCGCAAGGCAGCGAAGGAGTACGCGACGTGA